The window aagaagaaggttgcccagttaattacggaaaaccgggcgaaaaccgataCAAACAGGGCCAAGCCCCACTCGACACATGGCCAAGCCAACTCGAATCGCCACACCACAAGGCCACACCACACTTGCCAACGATGCCACAACCATCATTGGAGCACACTAACGCCATACACACAGACGTCTCAAGGGTCGCGTTTGGTGGAAAGCAGGATTTATTTCATGTCTTCTATTATAGCCCAAAAAAATAGCAGTCACATCAATCATAAAAACCTTTGTATCATGTGCAGGAAAGGAACTAAACCAGTTTTGGAACATAACTAGCATATTTTATGGTGTTTCCGTGACACCAAAAGCCACACTAGCAACATTCCTAACAAATATATTTAGCTAGAGGACAAGCAAAGAATATGCACTCCATAGTCTCATGGTCTTGAGATAACTCACACAAATCATTCCCATGTAAGCCCCTCTTCAGCATGTTATCCCTGGTTAATATTCTAAACCTTCGACAAAACTCACACAAACCATTCCCATGTAATCCCCTCTTCAGCATGTTATCCCTGGTTAATATTCTAAACTTTCGGCTTTAAAGGAAGCTTCAACCTCCATATATGTGTATAAGCAAAGCTACATTTTTTCTAATCAAGAAATCACACATAGACTGCATTTGTCGCTCAAGTGCATTTGGAGGTTTAATTATACCATTGTATTTTTAGACACCATACTTCAAACTTTGATGGTTTAGCATAAAGAAATTAAATACCACGGTTTTATAAAGTGTAGTAACTCCAACACTATAACATTTTCGTAGTATTTTTAGAAAGAGGACATGACCTCTTTTTCCTAAACCAAACTAGGAAATTCTGTTATAAAAAAACTGAAGTATTCCGCAGCACTGGCATATTGAAATTTTAGGATTACCAAAATAAACGGCCAAAATTGACTTGATCTATGCCACATGGGACATGTGGTTAGCAAACTCAAAATTCATATACAGTAAAAGAACTCTTTAAAGATACCGTGCTCCGAAACTAGGCCAAATGCATTTGGAAACTAGGCCAAATGCATTTGGTATCAAACACCGACACTAACACTCCCAAGGCCAAATTGATATACGTTAATCGTAGTCGAGACCTGTTCAAAGGCGTAAGTGTATTTGGACTTTTGGAGATAGAGCAGCATGTGCATTAATTTCGGAAGTCAGACCTACGAAACACGATCGGGATGAACTGGAAAGGGAGAGCACGTACTGCTACCTTTTTTTTTAACGAAGGCTCAAGGGGAGACCGGCTTTGAATTAACGAAGCCATCAAGGGGAGCCCGGCTATATAGTACGTACTGCTACTATATTGTTGATACTAATCAAACCATTAATTAAATTATTAAAGATGAGATCCCGGCCGTCAGTGAGCATGGCAAGCTAGCTACCAACTCTTCTCGTAACCGTCGACTGATCTGGGGCCTTGCACGCAGCTGGAGAATCGAATCTGTCGAGCTCGATcgatcctactcctacttggacacTGTCATTTTGACCGATCTACGTGCATCTCTCGTTGTTTGCGTCGCCATAACTATCACAAGATATCCCGAAGATCACTGAGTTGAACTAGGGTGCGTTACTCGGTCAAAGTTGAGGGCACCGGCGACGCTTTAAACCCTAGTAGGGTCACCGCTGGGCCGCGGTGGTTCGGAGATGCACGATGCTGCAAGTAGCTAATCCAAGTTAACACACACTTCTTCGTCGTTTGCCAGGAAGATTAACTTAACTCGGCGAGTAGAGCCGGTTACGAGGAAACGCCAATGTCAAAGGATCCGACGATCAACTTACACGTCCTTTCACATGTCTAGAGCATCGAACAGATATAAGTAATCTGTCCATGTTAGGCCACTTAGTACTAGTAGATCTGCATCGATAAATTGCCGACAAGAgtagagtagagagagagagagagagagagagagagagagagagagagagagagagagagagagagatttgttgcatgacaattgCTATATGCTGTCTTGCTAGCGGCTAATCGATCTAGATCGATATAGACAAAGTCAAAGGTACTACTGCCACTCTGATCATAGGAAACTTCTCATCGAATAACCCACTCAATACATAACTAAAAACGCTTGATCGGATCGCCTTAAGGTATCGCACCCATGCACGGCCTCCACCACTATATATAATCACCCAACCCTCTCTGCTCTCATCAGCACCCAACTCGCCTCACTCAGCCGAGTCTCACTCACAATGGCTACTAGCACCAAGCTTGCAGCTCTCGGTTTTGTTGTCCTTGTGAGCATTGGGTTCACCGATGCCGCAAGGATGCTCGGTAGCTCCTCCAGTGCTTCAGGTGGAGGGGGAGGTGGAGGTGGCGGGGGAGGCGGTGGGTCTGGTGGGAGTGGATATGGTGGAGGTTCTGGGTCAGGTGGAGGCTTAGGATATAGTGAGAGCGGTGGAGATTGGGGTAACAAGTGGAACTTCGCCAAGGGAtttggtggaggaggaggagctggtggtggtggaggatcAAAGGGTGGATCCGGGTCTGGCTCCGGATTTGGCTTCGGCACTGGCAGCGGTGCAAGTGGCTCCGCATTGGCCCCTAGCGGCAATGGTTATGCCAGTGCTGACGGTAAGGGCGGGGgtggtggcggaggtggtggtgcagATGGGTCTAGCGGAACCGGGACTGGATCTGGCCTTGGCAAGGGGTATGGTGAGAGTGGTGTGTCAAAGGCACCGGCTCCTGTTGCTGGTGGTGATGGTACCAGCTACTCTGATGCTGgcggtagtggtaacggtggtggtggtggtaacaACGGAAATGGAGGTGGTGCCGGCGCTGGCGCTGGACAGGCTGGTAGCGACGACACTTCTGGAGGCTTTGCAAATGGGGGAGGAAGCGGCAATGGTGGCGGCGCAACTGGAGATGTCGCTGACGGTCCAAGTGTTGGAGTTGGATCTGGTGCTGGGTCTGGCGCTGCTCAGACCGGTAGCACTGGCTCTTATGGCGAAGGCTATGCCACGGGAATGGGCGGTGGCATGGGTGGTGGCAGTGGTGAAAGCCAAAATGGCGGAACTGGAAGTGGCGGAGGCAGTGGATCCGGATCTGGTGGTGGCGGATACCACTAAATTACCCTTTATTGAAAAAGCTAGAATGGGAACTCGACATGTATTTTAATCTCCGTCATTTTACTAGCACTTCGCATCAGAGGGCATGTGGCATGCAAGGAAGGGATGATCCTGAATGCCGGTGGAAGGAGCTAAATAGCATTTCTGGGATTAACATTTAATTCCACCTATTCAGGCAGGTTTGTGCCAATAGGCATAATAATGATGTGAAGGAGTAGCTCCTTTGTAGCCTTTTCTATCTCAATAGTCAAATTGCTTGATTCCATCGTTTTGTTTGCAATGTCTTTCTGAGTGCTATGCAATCTCCGACCTTGCTTCGTATTTGAAATATTCCCTCCGGGTTAAATGGGTTCGTTTTCAAATCTGTATCAACAAAATAGTTCCTGTCTTAACCATCAACATGGAAGGTAGTACTAAGACTTATAACACAATATTCATACCATTGGATCTACCGTACAAAATGTTATTCCATAATATATACTCAGTTGTATTTAAACCGTCATAGTTCGTACAAATTGGTACTCGAAAATGTTAGACTAAAGAACTATAACGTGTAAATAATGTTTGAACAGTGTCGATACATGAGACTTTACATCTTGAAAATAGAATGTCATCTATCGAAGCGCAAAGAACAAGAGGTCAAGATGAATGAGGGCCCCAATTTATTATCATGTGTGGAGAGAATATCGCAGCCCCTAGTCAGAATTAGAGGGCACAAGCTATTCGTTCTTACCTATTAATCTAAGTAATCAGTCTTGCCTGATACATCTTGTGATTGGTATAGGAAACCACCAAATGCAATAGTAAATGTATCTTGCACGGTGGCAAACAGAGGTTCCTTGATCATATGAGCATGATACAGAGTTAGTTTAGAAACGGACACAAAGCCATGTGGCGGCAGCCTCGGAAGGCGGGGCGGCGGCAGTGACATTGACAATATATCACCAATAATtgtcggggcggcggcctcggAAGGCGGTGTCAGTTGGATGCGCAGGGCGTGTCAGAGTAGTGGATGTCGGGCCGGCGGCCCCGAGAGTTTGCAGCATCGAGGACATGGACCTCATATCGTGTGGGCAACGTGGTTGTCGTCGATATTGGTCGTCGACATGTCGGCTGTTGCAGCAGGACTTGTCAAGTGCTTGCCTTTTCACGCCACCCGTGAG is drawn from Triticum dicoccoides isolate Atlit2015 ecotype Zavitan chromosome 4A, WEW_v2.0, whole genome shotgun sequence and contains these coding sequences:
- the LOC119287393 gene encoding glycine-rich cell wall structural protein 2-like; protein product: MATSTKLAALGFVVLVSIGFTDAARMLGSSSSASGGGGGGGGGGGGGSGGSGYGGGSGSGGGLGYSESGGDWGNKWNFAKGFGGGGGAGGGGGSKGGSGSGSGFGFGTGSGASGSALAPSGNGYASADGKGGGGGGGGGADGSSGTGTGSGLGKGYGESGVSKAPAPVAGGDGTSYSDAGGSGNGGGGGNNGNGGGAGAGAGQAGSDDTSGGFANGGGSGNGGGATGDVADGPSVGVGSGAGSGAAQTGSTGSYGEGYATGMGGGMGGGSGESQNGGTGSGGGSGSGSGGGGYH